One segment of Sphingobacteriales bacterium DNA contains the following:
- a CDS encoding VCBS repeat-containing protein yields MFRTFLTLVGWGSFLLLFGSVRAQQPLYYSYQNPPVFKNNDTLDLAWLGGLNNPQFSNPDLNHDTHEDLLLFDRSDSRWLAFIYNFSDAAFPYSFQEAYTRHLPPIQHWARFADLNCDQTPDLIAYNNSEGAAVFWGIYQNDTLTFAATPAATLTDSDNNSIIISSDDLPDFADIDQDGKTDLLTFNPDGGFVFWYKNEACNASFVLADPCWGDFYETGGSTALDLQAPCFAAKTPPPSRHPGSTLLAWDLDFDQDQELFLGDISFDALTLAYNNGTANDANVLEQDANFPSYDVPVNLRTFPAAFRIDVNKDQRYDLLAVPNAPLGSLQRNCVWLYNNVGNPAAEIFAFEKNNFLQDEMIELSRSTHPAFFDVNGDGLLDIVSGNYAYNDTLGKFIPALAYFQNSGTADMPAFEWVSSDFAQVSAQFAEPHYGLRPTFGDTDGDGDSDMVLGDFSGNVHLFENTAAANSSAQFVLKHENWQNIHVSLLAAPHLADLNNDGLQDLLIGTANGTVEYWKNTGTPQNAAFELMNNFLGEIDVRKDGEFTGNAVPFAYKNATNQWQLAVGALSGKLWVYGDIENNMDSGDSFELLGNESLPFGGRELSIAIADVENDGWREVLCGTVRGGLLWASEHEIISGGGDALLYGAQQNGGFYISSARFAPRKCFFIQPAASID; encoded by the coding sequence TTGTTCCGTACATTCCTGACACTTGTTGGGTGGGGCAGCTTTCTGCTGTTGTTTGGCAGTGTGCGCGCTCAACAGCCTTTATATTACAGCTATCAAAATCCTCCGGTATTCAAAAACAACGACACCCTTGATTTGGCGTGGCTCGGCGGCTTGAACAACCCTCAGTTTTCAAACCCCGACCTCAATCACGATACCCACGAAGACCTGCTCCTTTTTGACCGCAGCGACAGCCGCTGGCTCGCTTTTATCTATAATTTTTCTGATGCCGCTTTTCCTTACTCTTTTCAGGAAGCCTATACCCGCCATTTGCCGCCGATACAACATTGGGCGCGTTTTGCCGACCTCAACTGCGACCAAACCCCCGACTTAATCGCCTATAACAACAGCGAAGGTGCAGCGGTTTTTTGGGGTATTTATCAAAACGACACCCTCACCTTTGCCGCTACGCCCGCCGCTACTTTGACGGACAGCGACAACAACAGTATTATTATTTCTTCTGACGACCTGCCCGACTTCGCCGATATAGACCAAGACGGAAAAACGGATTTGCTCACTTTTAATCCCGATGGCGGTTTTGTGTTTTGGTATAAAAACGAAGCCTGCAACGCCTCTTTTGTGCTTGCAGACCCTTGCTGGGGCGATTTTTACGAAACCGGCGGCAGCACCGCCTTAGATTTGCAAGCACCTTGCTTTGCTGCCAAAACACCCCCACCTTCGCGCCACCCGGGTTCTACGTTGCTGGCGTGGGATTTGGACTTTGACCAAGACCAAGAGCTTTTTTTGGGCGACATCAGTTTTGATGCGCTCACGCTTGCCTACAATAACGGCACTGCCAACGATGCAAATGTTTTGGAACAAGATGCCAATTTTCCGTCTTACGATGTGCCCGTCAATCTGCGCACTTTTCCGGCGGCTTTCCGCATTGATGTCAATAAAGACCAACGCTACGATTTGCTCGCTGTACCCAATGCGCCGCTCGGCTCTTTGCAACGCAATTGTGTGTGGCTGTACAATAATGTTGGCAACCCTGCTGCCGAAATTTTTGCTTTTGAAAAAAACAACTTTTTGCAAGATGAAATGATAGAACTCAGCCGCAGCACGCACCCCGCTTTTTTTGATGTCAATGGCGATGGCTTATTAGATATTGTAAGCGGCAACTATGCCTACAATGATACGCTCGGAAAGTTTATACCCGCTTTGGCGTATTTTCAGAACAGCGGCACGGCAGATATGCCCGCTTTTGAATGGGTGAGCAGCGATTTTGCACAAGTGTCGGCGCAGTTTGCCGAGCCGCACTACGGCTTGCGCCCCACCTTCGGCGATACAGACGGCGATGGCGACAGCGATATGGTATTGGGTGATTTTTCGGGCAATGTGCATTTGTTTGAAAATACCGCCGCCGCCAACAGCAGCGCACAATTTGTATTGAAACACGAAAACTGGCAAAATATACACGTTTCTTTGCTGGCTGCACCGCATTTGGCAGACCTCAACAATGACGGATTGCAGGATTTGCTCATAGGCACGGCTAACGGCACTGTGGAATACTGGAAAAATACGGGAACACCGCAAAATGCGGCTTTTGAGCTGATGAATAATTTTTTGGGGGAAATAGATGTGCGCAAAGACGGTGAATTTACGGGAAATGCCGTACCGTTTGCCTACAAAAATGCCACTAATCAATGGCAATTGGCAGTGGGGGCTTTGTCGGGAAAATTGTGGGTATATGGCGATATTGAAAATAATATGGACAGTGGCGACAGTTTTGAGCTGCTCGGCAATGAGTCGTTGCCCTTTGGCGGGCGCGAGTTGAGCATCGCTATTGCCGATGTGGAAAATGACGGCTGGCGAGAGGTGCTCTGTGGCACTGTGCGCGGCGGTTTGTTGTGGGCAAGCGAGCACGAAATCATCAGTGGCGGCGGCGATGCTCTCCTATATGGCGCACAGCAAAATGGCGGCTTTTATATTTCCTCAGCCCGCTTTGCCCCGCGAAAATGTTTTTTTATACAACCCGCAGCAAGTATTGATTGA
- a CDS encoding T9SS type A sorting domain-containing protein, with protein sequence MPRENVFLYNPQQVLIEDIEMYDVQGKRCAHWNIHTDNTQITLSPPVATLPNGLYFIRIIVAGRNYVIKWRY encoded by the coding sequence TTGCCCCGCGAAAATGTTTTTTTATACAACCCGCAGCAAGTATTGATTGAAGATATAGAAATGTATGATGTGCAGGGAAAAAGATGCGCCCATTGGAATATACATACCGATAATACACAAATAACATTGTCGCCGCCTGTTGCAACACTGCCAAACGGCTTGTATTTTATTCGTATTATTGTGGCAGGTAGAAATTATGTTATAAAGTGGAGATATTGA
- a CDS encoding redoxin domain-containing protein: MKASEEIYDNVRKWLYVAALCYCLGGVYLLLRASFFCVFVGLDLHELMAVHIVGISTVVLGIGHLFASIQPLRYWQTSLISLLFNIVFSLYFFTLYYYGYVGVFVWWPIAFWVFFGFLFFKIIQKVYLQQFEQDAKLISIFSQDQHLTLSAFETNHDETLAELCENSPIMLVFLRHFGCLFCMETLQDLQQKRKLIESYGVRIVLVHMASSEVTLDILKKYNLEDLDCVSDEESILYKKFSLKRATLEQLFGLNVLISSARIYLQGKRPSMEFLGDRFQMPGVFLIYRNQILKKYVYHHIAERPDFVQIAKATVCQ; this comes from the coding sequence ATGAAAGCATCTGAAGAAATTTACGACAATGTACGCAAGTGGTTATATGTTGCAGCACTCTGCTACTGCTTGGGAGGAGTATATTTATTGTTGAGAGCCTCATTTTTTTGCGTTTTTGTCGGTTTGGATTTGCACGAACTGATGGCGGTACATATTGTGGGTATCAGTACTGTTGTTTTGGGAATCGGGCATTTGTTTGCGAGCATTCAGCCTTTGCGTTATTGGCAAACATCTTTGATAAGTTTGTTATTTAATATTGTATTCAGTCTTTATTTTTTCACTTTGTATTATTATGGTTATGTGGGTGTTTTTGTTTGGTGGCCGATTGCTTTTTGGGTGTTTTTCGGGTTTCTGTTTTTCAAAATCATACAAAAAGTTTATCTTCAGCAATTTGAGCAAGATGCCAAATTAATTTCTATTTTTTCGCAAGACCAACACCTCACCCTCTCCGCCTTTGAAACCAACCACGACGAAACACTCGCTGAACTTTGTGAAAACTCCCCCATAATGCTGGTATTTTTGAGGCATTTCGGCTGTTTATTTTGTATGGAAACGTTACAGGATTTGCAACAAAAACGCAAACTCATAGAAAGCTACGGTGTGCGCATTGTATTGGTGCACATGGCGAGCAGTGAGGTTACACTTGATATACTGAAAAAATACAACTTGGAAGACTTAGATTGTGTGAGTGATGAAGAAAGTATTTTATATAAAAAATTCAGCCTCAAACGTGCCACTTTAGAGCAGTTATTTGGTTTAAATGTATTAATCTCATCTGCCAGAATATACTTACAGGGAAAACGCCCTTCTATGGAATTTTTAGGCGACCGCTTTCAAATGCCGGGTGTGTTTTTGATTTATCGCAATCAAATACTCAAAAAATATGTGTATCACCATATTGCCGAGCGTCCTGATTTTGTACAAATAGCAAAAGCTACCGTTTGTCAGTAG
- a CDS encoding rhomboid family intramembrane serine protease, which yields MFALWMFGAILENVWGAKRFLFYYLFCGLGAALFHYGIFHYQTQNTFEPVEHFLESPTADNFKNIQDNFTFQFWERDAGSPLLQSYYAFEHSDPSAFAADPQLRLQSAKFLEEYRRYYYNNSVVVGASGAIFGILLAFGVLFPNALLYVYFFVPIKAKYFVVIYGLLELVMGLGYFGISDNVAHFAHLGGMLFGGILLLFWRKNNMRKMLD from the coding sequence ATGTTTGCATTGTGGATGTTTGGTGCTATCTTGGAAAATGTGTGGGGTGCTAAACGCTTTTTATTTTATTATTTGTTTTGCGGCTTGGGGGCTGCTCTGTTTCATTACGGCATTTTTCATTACCAAACACAGAATACTTTTGAACCCGTAGAGCATTTTTTGGAGTCGCCTACTGCCGATAATTTTAAGAATATACAGGATAATTTTACCTTTCAGTTTTGGGAACGCGATGCCGGCAGCCCTTTGTTGCAGTCGTATTATGCTTTTGAACATAGCGACCCTTCGGCTTTTGCTGCCGACCCGCAACTGCGTTTGCAGAGTGCAAAATTTTTGGAAGAATATCGCCGCTATTATTACAACAACTCGGTAGTGGTGGGTGCGTCGGGTGCTATTTTCGGTATTTTGCTGGCATTTGGTGTGTTGTTTCCGAATGCACTTTTGTATGTTTATTTTTTCGTTCCTATCAAAGCAAAATATTTTGTCGTCATTTACGGACTCTTGGAACTCGTCATGGGTTTGGGCTATTTCGGAATCAGCGATAATGTAGCGCATTTTGCGCATTTGGGCGGTATGTTGTTTGGAGGTATTTTATTGTTATTTTGGCGGAAAAATAATATGAGAAAAATGTTAGATTAA
- a CDS encoding DUF2797 domain-containing protein, producing the protein MLLFEGILDKMRATWQEPVQYDFFVGNAFLPVNDWIGKRLSLQFSGAIYCVNCGKKTKKSWGEGFCYPCFIKVPEAAPCILRPELCEAHLHRGRDVAWEISHHLQPHSLYLALSSALKVGITRNTHIPARWLDQGAWKALILAEVPYRRLAGEIEMWLKKNISDKTNWQKMLKNVADNTLNIAEEKKRIAASLPAEWQSYTVDTDTIYTFHYPVLAYPTAVSSIDLEKTPQIEERLMGIKAQYFIFESGKCLNIRKHSGYWVKIEAETV; encoded by the coding sequence ATGTTGCTTTTTGAAGGAATTTTAGATAAAATGCGTGCCACTTGGCAAGAGCCGGTACAATATGATTTTTTTGTGGGCAATGCTTTTTTACCTGTCAATGATTGGATAGGTAAGCGTTTGTCGTTGCAATTTTCAGGTGCGATTTATTGTGTTAATTGCGGCAAAAAAACAAAAAAATCGTGGGGTGAAGGTTTCTGCTATCCCTGTTTTATCAAAGTTCCCGAAGCTGCGCCCTGCATCTTGCGCCCCGAACTCTGCGAAGCCCACCTCCATCGGGGGCGCGATGTGGCGTGGGAAATATCTCATCATCTGCAACCGCACAGCCTGTATTTGGCTTTGAGTTCGGCACTGAAAGTGGGCATCACGCGCAACACCCACATTCCGGCTCGCTGGCTCGACCAAGGTGCGTGGAAGGCACTTATTTTAGCCGAAGTACCCTATCGGCGGCTGGCAGGCGAAATAGAGATGTGGCTGAAAAAAAATATCAGCGACAAAACGAATTGGCAAAAAATGCTCAAAAACGTGGCGGATAATACGCTGAATATAGCGGAAGAAAAAAAACGCATCGCCGCATCTTTGCCCGCCGAGTGGCAATCTTACACGGTTGATACCGACACCATTTATACTTTTCATTATCCGGTGTTGGCGTATCCGACTGCGGTGAGCAGCATAGATTTAGAAAAAACACCACAGATTGAGGAGCGTTTGATGGGCATCAAGGCGCAATATTTTATATTTGAAAGCGGAAAATGCCTGAATATCCGCAAGCATAGCGGTTATTGGGTAAAAATAGAAGCCGAAACTGTTTAG
- a CDS encoding mannose-1-phosphate guanylyltransferase — translation MSNSNNYVAIMAGGIGSRFWPSSRQNRPKQFLDVLGTGETLLKATFDRFAKIVPTENIYIVTNAQYIDLVQESIPGITEEQILAEPDRRNTAPCIAYFSYKILNKNPRANLVVAPSDHLIVDNMAFAADINKGLQYTQNHDELLTLGIRPSRPDTNYGYIQFLENELEKDIYRVKTFTEKPNAELAQHFLESGDYLWNSGIFIWSARSIVSALRAHLQEIADVFESGKDFFNTPSETFFIEQAYSQCTNISIDYGVMEKAENVAVIPSDFGWCDLGTWNSLWDQKEKDTHQNALISKNVLMYQSSDNIVATNPDKLVVLQGLEGYCIVDTDDVLMICRKDSEGMIKDFMRDLKSQQQDKYL, via the coding sequence ATGAGCAATTCCAATAATTATGTAGCGATTATGGCAGGTGGCATCGGCAGTCGCTTTTGGCCCTCCAGCCGCCAAAACCGCCCCAAACAATTTTTAGATGTGTTGGGTACGGGCGAAACGCTTCTCAAAGCCACCTTCGACCGTTTTGCCAAAATAGTACCCACCGAAAATATTTATATTGTTACCAATGCCCAGTACATAGATTTGGTACAGGAGAGCATTCCGGGAATAACCGAAGAACAAATACTCGCCGAACCCGACCGCCGCAATACCGCCCCTTGTATTGCTTATTTTTCGTATAAAATATTGAACAAAAATCCGCGTGCCAATTTGGTGGTAGCTCCTTCCGACCATTTAATCGTGGATAATATGGCTTTTGCCGCCGACATCAACAAAGGCTTGCAATATACTCAAAACCACGACGAATTGCTCACACTCGGCATACGTCCCAGCCGCCCCGATACTAATTACGGCTATATTCAGTTTTTGGAAAATGAATTAGAAAAAGATATTTATCGCGTAAAAACCTTCACCGAAAAACCCAACGCAGAGTTGGCACAACATTTTTTGGAAAGCGGCGATTATCTTTGGAATTCGGGTATTTTTATATGGAGTGCCCGCAGCATTGTGTCGGCATTGCGCGCCCACTTGCAGGAAATAGCCGATGTTTTTGAAAGCGGTAAAGATTTTTTCAATACGCCCTCCGAAACGTTTTTTATCGAGCAAGCCTATTCCCAATGCACCAATATTTCTATTGATTACGGTGTGATGGAAAAGGCAGAAAACGTGGCTGTCATTCCTTCGGATTTCGGGTGGTGTGACTTGGGCACTTGGAATTCGCTTTGGGACCAAAAAGAAAAAGATACGCATCAAAACGCACTCATCAGCAAAAACGTACTTATGTATCAGTCTTCGGATAATATTGTTGCGACAAATCCCGACAAATTGGTTGTGTTGCAGGGTTTGGAAGGCTATTGTATCGTAGATACTGATGATGTATTGATGATATGCCGCAAAGACAGTGAAGGAATGATTAAAGATTTTATGCGCGATTTAAAATCGCAACAACAAGATAAATATTTATAG
- a CDS encoding Nif3-like dinuclear metal center hexameric protein produces MKIKSVIDFLQTIAPPVYQESYDNATLICGSSDWECSGVLLCLDALEEVVDEALARQCNLIVAHHPIVFKGLRSITGRHYVERVLIKAIKNDIAIYASHTNLDNVRQGVNAKIAEILGLTDTQILAPKSDTLRKLYTFCPQAQAAQVRAALFAAGAGHIGNYGECSFNAEGYGTFTANDAAKPFVGEAGKAHQEPETKIEVVFPKHLETSLLQALQAAHPYEEVAYDIVALQNENPQIGSGMVGYLPKPLPENDFLDLLKTAFRVPCVRHTALRGAVVHKVALCGGAGSFLLPKARTQAADAFVTADYKYHEFFDAEQQILIADIGHYESEQFTIDLFYHLLTNKFSNFAVLKTDVCTNPVHYHF; encoded by the coding sequence ATAAAAATAAAATCTGTCATAGATTTTTTACAAACCATAGCACCTCCGGTGTATCAGGAAAGCTACGACAATGCTACGCTCATTTGCGGCAGCAGCGATTGGGAATGTAGCGGCGTATTGCTGTGCTTAGATGCTTTGGAAGAGGTAGTTGATGAAGCCTTAGCACGGCAGTGCAATTTGATAGTGGCGCACCACCCGATAGTATTTAAAGGATTGCGCAGCATTACCGGCAGGCACTATGTGGAGCGTGTTCTTATCAAAGCTATCAAAAACGACATCGCCATTTATGCTTCTCATACCAATTTGGACAATGTGCGGCAGGGCGTAAATGCGAAAATAGCCGAAATATTGGGTTTGACAGACACACAAATTTTAGCTCCCAAATCTGATACGCTTCGCAAATTATACACTTTTTGCCCGCAAGCGCAGGCAGCCCAAGTGCGTGCAGCTCTTTTTGCCGCCGGAGCAGGACATATCGGCAACTACGGCGAGTGCAGTTTTAATGCCGAAGGCTACGGCACTTTTACCGCCAACGATGCCGCCAAGCCTTTTGTGGGCGAGGCGGGCAAAGCGCACCAAGAGCCGGAAACTAAAATTGAAGTCGTTTTTCCCAAGCACCTCGAAACATCTTTGCTGCAAGCCCTCCAAGCGGCTCACCCCTACGAAGAGGTCGCCTACGATATAGTGGCTCTGCAAAACGAAAATCCACAGATAGGGTCGGGTATGGTGGGCTATCTACCAAAACCTTTGCCGGAAAACGATTTTTTGGATTTGCTCAAAACCGCCTTTCGTGTGCCTTGTGTGCGTCACACAGCACTGCGCGGGGCAGTGGTACACAAAGTGGCACTTTGCGGTGGGGCAGGGAGTTTTTTGCTGCCCAAAGCACGAACACAGGCAGCAGACGCTTTTGTAACCGCCGATTACAAGTATCACGAGTTTTTTGATGCCGAACAACAAATATTAATTGCCGACATCGGACACTACGAAAGCGAACAATTTACCATAGATTTGTTTTATCATTTATTGACAAATAAATTTTCTAACTTTGCCGTTCTGAAAACCGACGTTTGTACCAATCCGGTGCATTACCATTTTTAA
- a CDS encoding rhodanese-like domain-containing protein, translated as MFELFKNLFSADNQGLSEIIKSGAFLVDVRTPAEFASGSAKGAVNIPLDVLSSQLSKFKNQQHIVVFCRSGNRSGQAKSILERNGFTNVTNGGTWQQVNACIQQ; from the coding sequence ATGTTTGAACTTTTTAAAAATTTATTTTCTGCCGATAATCAGGGCTTGAGCGAAATAATAAAATCAGGTGCTTTTTTGGTAGATGTACGCACACCTGCCGAATTTGCCTCAGGTAGCGCGAAGGGTGCGGTCAATATTCCTTTAGATGTATTGAGCAGCCAGTTGTCAAAGTTTAAAAATCAGCAGCATATTGTAGTTTTTTGCAGAAGCGGCAACCGCAGCGGGCAAGCCAAAAGTATTTTAGAGCGCAACGGTTTCACCAATGTCACCAACGGCGGCACTTGGCAGCAGGTAAATGCCTGTATTCAGCAGTAA
- a CDS encoding heavy-metal-associated domain-containing protein: MIHAIEVENIKCGGCMNSIKHALLKIQGINTVSVQEETVTVEAEIAVERDTLIKTLEQMGYPEKGNNDLFKKAKSYVSCMVGRIQDEA; the protein is encoded by the coding sequence ATGATACACGCCATAGAAGTAGAAAATATTAAATGCGGCGGCTGTATGAACAGCATCAAACACGCTTTGTTGAAAATACAAGGCATCAATACGGTGTCTGTTCAGGAAGAAACAGTGACCGTAGAAGCAGAAATTGCAGTAGAGCGCGACACACTGATTAAAACTTTGGAGCAGATGGGCTATCCCGAAAAAGGCAACAACGATTTGTTCAAAAAAGCTAAGTCGTATGTAAGTTGTATGGTAGGCAGAATACAAGATGAAGCCTGA
- a CDS encoding aldehyde dehydrogenase family protein, producing the protein MTTISLDFLKKLKLKSTNEGTSTGAEWLKSNGKFLESYSPVDGTLIGKVRSSTRTEYDALIAKAESAFVQWRAVPAPKRGEIVRQIGEALRRYKEPLGKLVSYEMGKSLQEGLGEVQEMIDICDFAVGLSRQLYGLSMHSERPLHRMYEQWHPLGIVGIISAFNFPVAVWSWNAAIAWVCGDVCVWKPSEKAPLCGVACQYIIQEVFAQNGVPEGVSCLINGDYKVGEWLSTDERIPLISATGSTRMGKAVGSAVAQRMGRSLLELGGNNAIIFTPHADLDMSIIGAVFGAVGTAGQRCTSTRRLIIHESIYEQVKQRLQKAYSQLRIGNPLDSNNHVGPLIDKAAVDMFQKALAQLKAEGGKILVGGKVLEGVGYESGCYVQPAICEAENHYQIVQHETFAPILYLIKYKTLDEAIALQNGVKQGLSSAIMTTNLREAEQFLSAGGSDCGIANVNIGTSGAEIGGAFGGEKETGGGRESGSDAWKIYMRRQTNTINYGTQLPLAQGIQFDL; encoded by the coding sequence ATGACAACAATTTCCTTAGATTTTTTAAAAAAATTAAAATTAAAATCCACTAATGAAGGCACTTCTACCGGTGCAGAGTGGCTCAAAAGCAACGGTAAATTTTTAGAATCTTACTCGCCCGTTGATGGAACGCTCATCGGCAAAGTGCGCAGCAGCACCCGCACCGAATACGATGCCCTTATTGCCAAAGCCGAAAGTGCTTTTGTTCAGTGGCGTGCCGTACCCGCTCCCAAACGCGGCGAAATCGTGCGGCAAATTGGCGAAGCTCTGCGCCGCTACAAAGAGCCTTTGGGCAAATTGGTGAGCTACGAAATGGGCAAAAGTTTGCAGGAAGGTTTGGGCGAGGTACAGGAAATGATAGATATTTGCGATTTTGCAGTAGGATTATCGCGCCAACTCTACGGCTTATCCATGCACTCCGAGCGTCCTTTGCACCGTATGTATGAGCAATGGCACCCTTTGGGTATTGTGGGTATTATTTCGGCATTCAATTTTCCGGTGGCTGTGTGGAGCTGGAACGCCGCCATCGCTTGGGTATGCGGTGATGTGTGCGTATGGAAACCTTCCGAAAAAGCTCCTTTGTGCGGCGTAGCTTGTCAGTATATTATACAAGAAGTTTTTGCCCAAAATGGCGTTCCCGAAGGTGTGAGCTGCCTGATAAACGGCGACTACAAAGTCGGAGAGTGGCTCTCCACCGATGAGCGTATTCCGCTGATTTCCGCTACCGGCTCTACACGCATGGGCAAAGCCGTAGGCAGTGCGGTGGCGCAGCGTATGGGGCGTTCCTTGCTCGAATTAGGCGGCAACAATGCCATTATCTTCACGCCGCACGCCGATTTGGATATGAGCATCATTGGTGCGGTATTCGGTGCGGTGGGCACTGCCGGACAACGCTGTACTTCTACCCGCCGTCTCATTATCCACGAAAGCATCTACGAGCAGGTAAAACAACGCCTGCAAAAAGCATATTCTCAACTCCGCATCGGCAATCCATTGGACAGCAACAACCATGTGGGTCCTTTGATTGATAAAGCAGCAGTAGATATGTTTCAAAAGGCTCTCGCCCAACTGAAAGCCGAAGGCGGTAAAATACTCGTAGGAGGCAAAGTGCTGGAAGGTGTGGGTTATGAAAGCGGCTGCTATGTGCAACCCGCCATTTGCGAAGCCGAAAATCACTATCAGATTGTGCAGCACGAAACCTTTGCTCCAATTTTGTACCTTATCAAATACAAAACTTTAGATGAAGCCATCGCTTTGCAAAACGGCGTAAAGCAAGGCTTGTCGTCAGCAATTATGACCACCAACCTGCGCGAAGCCGAACAATTTTTGTCGGCGGGCGGCAGCGATTGCGGCATTGCCAACGTAAACATCGGTACGAGCGGCGCGGAAATAGGCGGTGCTTTTGGAGGTGAAAAAGAAACAGGCGGCGGCAGAGAAAGCGGCTCCGATGCTTGGAAAATCTATATGCGCCGTCAGACCAATACCATCAACTATGGCACACAATTGCCACTGGCACAAGGTATTCAATTTGATTTATAA